CATTCTTCAATTTCCAAATCTTCAAGAAGACAGCTGGTAAATTGACTCATTATCCAAATGGGCAGGTTTGTAAGCACAGGACAATCTCTGAGCTGCAGATGCCTAAGTGTGGATGAGAAACCTGTCTCCGAAAAGGATACGAGCTTTGGGCATGATTCGATATGTAATCGCTCAAGAGACTTgagaaaggaaatgagaagATGCTTCGGTGCTCCTGGAAACTGTTGAAACCCATCTGGAAAGCATTTAAGGTATGGCAGACCCCTGATTTTCACTGTAACTAGAGAAGTAACGCCAACCAGGCTCACTGGAACCATTTTTTTGCTATCTTCAATATTTAGTTCATGAAGAGATGGGAGGTTCAAAACTGAATCAACCAGGTTTGGGCAGCCTTTGACTATAAGCTTCACTAGAGAAGGCAGGTATCTGGGTAATTTCTGATTCAAGTTTGGACAATTATGAATCACTAGCTCATGCAGACTTGGGAATTCTCCATCTTCGTAAGAATGATACCAATATtcccatttcaacatattttgaAACTGTAGAACTTCCAAAACTGGGAAAGGCTTAAAACGCAATTCTTTGACTCCATCCATGCCTTCTATTGACAACTTCTTCAGTGATGGTAGTCCGCCGAGTGCTGGAAGGGACGTAATATTTCTACAATTAGAGAGGTTTATATCCACAATATTAGCCAGTGAAGAACCACCAAACCAGGATGGAAATTGTGTACCACCATAAAACGcaactctaatttttttaagattttcatGAGGTTGTAGCATGCTGAAAACAGGCAGTGCATCAACATCAAGGAAGTCTGGACTCCATTGCATATCTAAGCTGTCAATCCCCTGCTTATCCTTCAGAATGTACTCCCCAGCATCCTGAGTACCAACCACATTTTCCAGCCCACGAATAGAAATCTCCTTTCGCAAATGTAGCAAGCTCTTCAAATCTATGAAGTTAGGCCTCCTGTCCTTCTGCACAAAGAATTTGGACAAAATCTGTAGATTTTTCAGATTACCTAAATGCATAGGCATCTCTGTCAAATTCTCAGTATCAGTAAGATCAAGAACATGAAGATTAATCAGGTTCTCAATAGCCTGAGGAAGTTTAACAAGGTTCTTGCACCCATACAGTATCAATGTCTGCATGCTGAAAAGAGAACCCACAGAATCAGGCAATGATTTAATTCTGGTGTAAGATAAATTAAAGTATCGTAGATGAATCAAACCACCAATTTGATGCGGTAGCTCTTCAATGCAATAACCGCTCAGACTCAGAACTCTTAAACGCACTAACCTTGGCAACAACTCCTGTAAAACATTGTTACTTAAATAAGAACTTGCTGCCCAAGGTGATGTATGTATTGGTAATGCCATGAAAGTTCTTAAACTTTCCATTTGATGcaaattttcaaatctttttgaaATGTCATACTGGTGACGAAGGAATGAAAAATGGCGAAGCTTTTCAACTCTTGCATATAATTTGTCTCCATCAGAATTAAAGCAGGTTTCTCTGGAAACATACTGAGCTAGGTCATTTATGAGATCATGCATCACATAACGAGCTCTGTCACTAGTTGACTGTTGGAAAAAAGATCTTGACTGCAAATCACGAAAATACTCGGTTCCTATATCCTTCATTTGCTTCTCTCTTGTTGTCTGTTGCAAAAAACCCTCTGCCATCCACAACAACACCAACTCATCCTTCTCAAATTCATAATCCTTTGGGAATAAAGCACAATAAGAAAAACAGCGCTTCAAATGGAAAGGAAGGTAATGGTAGCTCAATCTTAGAGCTGGAAGGATGCTGCTTCTTTCTTCTGGCAAGTCCCATATCTTGCTCTTTAAAACATCTTCCCATTCTTCTTGATGGTTCCCTTTAGTACGCAAGAGTCCTCCGAGGGTCTTGGCAGCCAACGGCAACCCTTTGCACTTCCTTGCTATTTCCTCACCAATTCCGCTTAAGCTCGGGTGTCCTTCAAAATCCAAAGTCCCAAAGGCATGCCAGGTAAACAATGAGAGACAATCATCATTTGTCAATTCTTTCAAACGATAAGTCCCGCAAGTAGTCATGATGGATGCAACACGTTCATTTCGAGTTGTCACAAGTATTCTACTTCCAGCTTCTGCCGCAATGAAGGGCATACGAAGAACTTCCCATTGCTCGTAGTTCTCATTCCAAACATCAtctaaaacaactaaaattttcttCCCAAACAGCTTCTCCTTTAGGCTAACTTGGAGTAAGTTTAGATCCTTTAAATTGCAACCCTCCATACTAACAGCCTGAAGAACTGTGGCTGTCACcttaacaacatcaaattcctcAGACACACAAACCCAGACTCTCAAATCAAAAAAGCTTTCAACTTTGGCATCATTGTACACTAACTGAGCCAGAGTGGTTTTGCCCACCCCTGCCATACCCACAACGGAAACCACACCAATATCACCAACACCATCATCACTATCGTTCATCAGCAAATCAAGAATTGCCTCTCTATCTCTTTCTCTACCGTAGACATGAGACTCGTCAACAAGGGAACTAGATCTTAATCTCTCTTTCATCCTTTCATACCTCCCTCTATCATTCTCAACTAAAGCCAAACCATTCTTCACTGCAACAGCCTCTTCCAGTCTAGTAGTAAGACTCTTTAATCTAGATTCCAATTTGGTACTAAACTTAACAGTTGAAGGATTAAAACTCAAACAGCAAGTCGAAATATATCTCCTTACTTtcatataaaaagaaatacgTCTCCTCACGTTGTAGGTGGATAGAAAGGAGTCCGTGTCTTCCATTATTTGGTGGCGAAAAGATTCAAAGGTCAGCTCGTCGATGATATCCTCAGCATCGTAAGCAATATCTCTTAAATCGCTGAGCCACAGCTTCACTGAGCCGCTCCTGGTTTGCTTTTCTTCAGCATCTTCAAGCGAAGCATTGATGTTGAGCAGCAGCTTCTGCCATTTCTTGAGCTCTGATGAAATTTTATCTTTGTCAGCATATTTCATAAAAAGAGAGGAGGAGATAACATCTACCACCGAACTAACCAAAGCAGAGACGACGGCGTCACCAAGAGACACCGCAAAAACTTCCATCAAGGAGTGGCAGTAAAAAGTTATGAAATTACtaaattgaagataaaaaagAATTTAAGGGTAAAAAGCGTGAATTTGAATACAAAATGAACCAGCATGCGAAATAGGAAATCAGTGGTGCCGAAACATAAAactctatttaaatttgaattttattaggattattgttaggattattatttagatttaatttcagcttttatctttatttattctttagAGTTTAAATAGGAACAAATTAAGTTTTCATGTACTATAAATAGAGGATAGAGTGACACAATTTGAGGATCATCTTTATGTAAAAATTCCTTCTTCCTAAAGCTCTtacccttttgtttcttttattttttaataaaattctattttattaaatttatttgtttttccgAAAAGCATGagcaattaaattcatttagcCAAAGCTTGTCGAGATTTCCCAAAAAAGATTAATGAGGCTTAGAATCTGCACTTAGTCTTAAAGCTTCATTtaagtgataaattaaaattttactaatacAATTAGAGTGGCTTCAAATCTcacaatatatattattgatttctttaaagtgaaaaaattaaatttcttttgaataGTATTACTTATTTTACTTACGAAAAAGCATCCATATAATTTTTAATCGAGATAGTGTCATGTtactaactaaattaaaagtttaaaaataatataaatatgtaacgATGGGATGGTGTGACCACAGAAAAGAAAATCACgacgaaattaaaattattaaatttattagtttattaatagcATTGTAGGCATGCTCTTGTTTAGTTTTGATCTACTCTACTCTACTCTACTCTActctaatataatttttattaaataaatataagggTAAATTGTATCATTAGTCATGAAATTATgtgtaagtttatattttggtcattgaattaaaatttataatttagtcactgaattattcaaaaatttcaatttaagtcactagactattaaaattaatactatatAGTTTTCTTTGTTCGCACTCTCTACATCAATCAGAAGCTCTCTTTATCTTTTTCCTctacaattcatttttttcatgaaacaattttgGACGTTGTGAATCTGcgaaccaaaatttaaatagtttttttttctaatcttCGAAATTGACCGtcagatcaacttggatctaaagTATGTTCTTCTCCTCTTTGATAAGTATTAATGCACTATACCGATTATCAAATTGTCGCTTGAAACTCGCTAACGGaactttaaagaaaaacttaacatcctaatggcttaaatatttttttttgtatagtTTAACgccttaaataaaaactttcgaatagtttagtgGTCAAACTATACATTTTttgttaaatgaccaaaataaaaatttactcatagtttagtgactaatgatataatttatacataaaataattaatatgttaGTTAACTCACGTTTCCGTTGTAAATAACgttgattaattaaatggattaattataattttggtcctccttaattattaatatttgaatttaagtttttaaacaaaatctttaattaaaatttgaaaatattataagtTTACAACAAAATTCTAACATCACCATGTATGGTAATAAATTAGATATATCCTTATCTTTCAGAATCAACATTGTCATCTTCGGGTTGCCTGTTGTGAACAACACGTTGAAGGTGAGAATTGTAAGGAAGGCATAGACAACCATTTGTAACCATACAGCAGTATTGTTACAAATACAGTACAGAAGAATGGAGCAAAGTGATAATGGATTATTGGTGGCAGTGACAGGCATGTGACATGCACTCATCATCTCTATGCTCTCGCCATGACTCTCTTCTCTTCTACCCACAGTATCAACACGCGTATGGAACACCACACATAATGTATTATTTCACTAAATACGCCATatatctcaaaaataaaaatttattggctaaatatttaaatataagaaaatatgtcGTTCTTTAGAGAGTGTGGAAAAGAGCACGCAGTTGGATTTACTTTCTCTTTAAGTTGTATTTTTTTgactatttcaatttaattagtgtGTTTGGTCAGATGATTAAttgttattgattttgtttgagtcacatttatatttttttattttaagtttttatatttttaattaatatttgtaacATATTAGTTTGTTtagttaaatggttaaataataataattttatctttgtGACCCAAGTTCAATCCCTTTttaaacacatttgtaattttatttcatattgttttaagtttttctttaaattaataaatatattattttcaaaaaattatttttaattcatctttttattaacaactttttattcataaaattaaataaatattaaaaatatgattatttttaataaatatatttttatatgtgcaatatatattttcaatccatatcatgagtgtagtaaattttagtatgatatatttttgtatgtgtatttaaagtattaataattaaatttgaaataattagttcatttaataatattagaaaatcaCCATATCCACAATATatgtgaagaaaataaatatttaacatataaatattatacataaagaaaaatatataacaaaaatagttgatgtttatattattaatttcaactatttttaacataatgatatatgtaaaaatatatttttattatataattacatatttattatttgattttatcaataaaagagttattaattaaaaataaaaaattgaaaacaatatatttattaattaaaaataaaaagaaacaacatgaaataaaaattacaaatatgttTAGAAGAGGGAATTGAACTTGGGtctcaaaataaaatcattattatttaactatttaaccatagagttaatatattaaaaacattaaaaatgaaataaataaataaataaaatatatatatatatatatataaatgtgagtGGAAAAGGAAGAGAATCGAACCcgagatttaaaaataaaatcattaatattCAACCATCTGACCAAACaaactaattatattaaaattttcaatataaaactaataatttaataatcaagttataacaaataaaaatcaataactaataatttaataatcaaagtTTTGTAAAATATGAGGTAAATTCTGACCTATTAAATCGTCCTTAGCGTCTGCCTTCATTCTCGTAATTAGAGCATTAATTTACTCATTCACCTCCCGCCTATATATTTAACTCCTAagtaatcaaatcaaatcatttaaagcgcgtttcataatttttatgttgagaaattataaatattaaatttatattaaaaaattatctagtaagtataattacataatataattatattaggttttttacaaaaatattataaaaaataaaaattaaccaaaatattataacttttttttatttaccaaaatattacttttttttattatttacgaaaatatacaaaaaaacaaaaaaaaacctgcaaaaagCTGACAGCAGCCTGATCAGGCCAAtcacattggcggcaccaaaggtgagATTGGTGGCACCAAAGTGATTGGcagcaccaatggtgccaaaggactaaaattgggctaattgccttctaagctcttcttatttattattattttttattcccttcaactcatttttttatttaataactctattttaatttaataaactattctcatttaataactctattttaatttaataaactattctcatttaataactctattttaatttaataaactattaagtaatacttaatttttttaaattaaaatagagttattaaaagagagaattctaattaagtgaCCATTTGCAGTTTCAAGGACTTGACatgaaaatttaccattttgaattttgaaagtgaattgctgTTGtgcgcactaaaattgaaatgtggctaattgccttctaagccctccttagaattctaattaagtaataactctattttaatttaataaactattctcatttaataactctattttaatttaaatgagaatagtttattaaattaaaatagagttattaaataaaaaaatgagttgaaggagaataaaaagaaaataataaataaggagggcttagaaggaaattagccacatttcaattttagtgcgcaCAGCAGcagcaattcactttcaaaattcaaaatggtaaatttgcatgtcagATCCTTAAAACTGCAAAAGGtcacttaattagaattctctcatttaataactctattttaatttaaaaaaattaagtattacttaatagtttattaaattaaaatatatttattaaatgagaatagtttattaaattaaaatagagttattaaataaaaaaatgagttgaaggggaataaaaagaaaataataaataaggagggcttagaaggcaattagccacatttcaaaTTTAGTGCGCACAGCggcaattcactttcaaaattcaaaatggtaaatttgcatgtcaggTCCTTAAAACTACAAATGGtcacttaattagaattctctcatttaataactctattttaatttaaaaaaattaagtattacttaatagtttattaaattaaaatagagttattaaatgagaatagtttattaaattaaaatagagttattaaataaaaaatgagttgaaggggaataaaaagaaaataataaataaggagggcttagaaggcaattagcctAATTTTAAtcctttggcaccattggtgccgccaatcactttggcaccattggtgccacCAATCTCTTTGCCACTTTTGGTACCGCCAATGTGATTGGCCTGATCAGGCTAGTGTCAgctttttgcaggtttttgcttgtttttttgtatattttcgtaaataataaaaaaagtaatattttggtaaataaaaaaagttataatattttggttaatttttattttttataatatttttgtaaaaaacccaattatattatttcataaaagtaatattaattctaaaaaaataaatatttttattaatatgatttttgaatagttttaaacgaaaaataaatatgatagtTTTAATATATCagatttttaacaaaaaattttaattaatttttaataaaataaaaccgaCGAAATATTTCCTACATCACGTGATAGCTACCTAGTGGCGGAGCCAAAAAATTTTCTGGGGgcagaattgaattaaatatttttacgatagtaaaaatataatttcatcattaaatagtctataaaaaaataaatcaaatttttattatttttaggaaggtcaaagtgtaattttattattaccaatttaaaattttataaattataaaaaatttaaatgaaatttttatattttagaggGATTGGTGCCCCTGCCCCGCCACTGTAGCTACCTAtctacttattttatttaacacatttttgttaaaacttttattttaagtaaaaattaaaatgattatgaaataaatttaaaatattaaatgttaacaataaaataatttttttaataattattaaacaactttaattaaaaaaactaaaattattaaatgttgatagtaaaaatcagaatttaaatattatataattcatttttgtttttccaaatCTACCTTGGGGgtgagtaaaactcgattcaactcgaaaaaatcgaaaaaattcaaattttgagttaaaagaatcgagttattcgagttaatcgagttatttgaatcaacttaaatttttttttcgaatttcaagTTCGAATCAAGTtaagttttcgaattcgaataactcgaataattcgaataaatcaaatatcaaattataatattttaaatttttaccctaaactctcaaatatttttattttttcctcaaaacttttactccttcccactttccccccaaaacttttactccttcccacttttcccccaaaacttttactcccttcCCATCCCAACCCAcatctacccaaaattc
The Gossypium raimondii isolate GPD5lz chromosome 8, ASM2569854v1, whole genome shotgun sequence DNA segment above includes these coding regions:
- the LOC105791741 gene encoding putative disease resistance RPP13-like protein 1: MEVFAVSLGDAVVSALVSSVVDVISSSLFMKYADKDKISSELKKWQKLLLNINASLEDAEEKQTRSGSVKLWLSDLRDIAYDAEDIIDELTFESFRHQIMEDTDSFLSTYNVRRRISFYMKVRRYISTCCLSFNPSTVKFSTKLESRLKSLTTRLEEAVAVKNGLALVENDRGRYERMKERLRSSSLVDESHVYGRERDREAILDLLMNDSDDGVGDIGVVSVVGMAGVGKTTLAQLVYNDAKVESFFDLRVWVCVSEEFDVVKVTATVLQAVSMEGCNLKDLNLLQVSLKEKLFGKKILVVLDDVWNENYEQWEVLRMPFIAAEAGSRILVTTRNERVASIMTTCGTYRLKELTNDDCLSLFTWHAFGTLDFEGHPSLSGIGEEIARKCKGLPLAAKTLGGLLRTKGNHQEEWEDVLKSKIWDLPEERSSILPALRLSYHYLPFHLKRCFSYCALFPKDYEFEKDELVLLWMAEGFLQQTTREKQMKDIGTEYFRDLQSRSFFQQSTSDRARYVMHDLINDLAQYVSRETCFNSDGDKLYARVEKLRHFSFLRHQYDISKRFENLHQMESLRTFMALPIHTSPWAASSYLSNNVLQELLPRLVRLRVLSLSGYCIEELPHQIGGLIHLRYFNLSYTRIKSLPDSVGSLFSMQTLILYGCKNLVKLPQAIENLINLHVLDLTDTENLTEMPMHLGNLKNLQILSKFFVQKDRRPNFIDLKSLLHLRKEISIRGLENVVGTQDAGEYILKDKQGIDSLDMQWSPDFLDVDALPVFSMLQPHENLKKIRVAFYGGTQFPSWFGGSSLANIVDINLSNCRNITSLPALGGLPSLKKLSIEGMDGVKELRFKPFPVLEVLQFQNMLKWEYWYHSYEDGEFPSLHELVIHNCPNLNQKLPRYLPSLVKLIVKGCPNLVDSVLNLPSLHELNIEDSKKMVPVSLVGVTSLVTVKIRGLPYLKCFPDGFQQFPGAPKHLLISFLKSLERLHIESCPKLVSFSETGFSSTLRHLQLRDCPVLTNLPIWIMSQFTSCLLEDLEIEECPSLTRFPSGRLPPTLKRLKLQDCASLCSLPEGLMQADNNKYASYLEHLEIIGCPSLKTFPEGKLPTSLKVLRIWDCWQLKPLLDRMLPDNASLEYVDILKYSNLKSLPESLQNLMCLVELNINSCKDLECFPEIGLPLPNLRTLNICSCDKLKSLPDQMLYLTSLQYLTICDCPRLSFPREGLPPNLLSLEIWYCKELKDPVSKWNLHTLTSLREFSIAGGPDMVSFPHECLLPPTLVSIYMASLNNLKSLTVSLQNLLSLEELEVVECPKLRKLPREGLPATLGRLCIRNCSLLENRCSRDKGEYWPLIAHIPCIDIVATDI